In Syntrophorhabdales bacterium, one genomic interval encodes:
- a CDS encoding GYD domain-containing protein: MGLYIMISNLTDEGRKTIKKNPERILEVNKEIERMGAKVHAQYALLGPYDFVNVIEAPNNEVIARVSMELGARGTVHITTLAAIPVPEFIEKLKKEH; this comes from the coding sequence ATGGGACTCTACATCATGATAAGCAATCTGACAGACGAGGGCAGAAAGACCATAAAAAAGAATCCCGAAAGGATTCTTGAAGTGAACAAGGAAATAGAAAGGATGGGCGCCAAGGTCCATGCCCAGTACGCGCTTCTGGGGCCCTACGACTTCGTCAACGTGATCGAGGCGCCAAATAACGAGGTTATAGCCAGAGTCTCAATGGAGCTGGGTGCGAGGGGAACAGTTCACATAACAACGCTCGCGGCCATACCTGTGCCGGAGTTTATCGAAAAGCTGAAAAAAGAGCACTGA